The region AAAGGCGACCATCACTCGGAGAGGTGAAAACAGGTCTGGGCGGTTCTTGGAGGTGGCAGTTTTCGACGGAGGTCGGAGAGGGCGCATCCTTTTTCCTGAGGGTCGGGACGGGAGAGGGTGGAGCCGTGTTTCTGGGGAGCTGAGCAAAATGTTGGATTTTCTGGAAAACATGTGTGGGCCTTCGTCTTCTGGCGGTCGTTCTTCTTCTGGTGTTTTGCCGTTGGGCGGTAAATTGGGGATAGGTTCAGGACGTCCGTCGTTTGCGGCAGTGGTGAGTTCAGCAGCTACCGTCTCAGGAACTAGGGTTGAGACAAAGATGATTGGTGATTGGCCTCTGCTGGTCGGGTGCGACGTGGAGAAGATGCAGCTGCGGGGAATGGAGATGGGGGCGGTCTGTCAGGTGAGTGATTGCTCCGTTCTGGAGGAGCAACCGGTCGGCGTCTCGGGTTTGAACCTTCGTGCAGAAGACCAGTCCAGGTATCGAGGTTGTGTCTGTAGGCAGGCTGGCGTGTCCAGGAATTCAGCTGTTGAGGGTGACGTTTCTCTGCAAGGGGAGGGACTGGTTGGAGTGTTCGAGAAGGTGTTTGAAATCCTGGGCCAGTTCTCCAAGGCGCTGGTTTGGGCCTGTGGCTTGCCGAAAAAGCTGGGCTATAAGTCTTCTCTTGGGCTTAAACGTAGGGTGGATTTTGTGGCGGGTCGGGTGCTTAAGAGGGTAAAGTTTGTTGTTAAAGGGTTTCGGGCTGGGGCAAAGTTTAAGCCCAATGCCAATTCGGACAATGTTTCGGGCCGTAAGTTGTCGTCGGCTGATGGTGCAATATCGGGGCGGGGCTCGGGTCTGGGGTGTCTTCAGCGTCCGATGGAGTTCCATGGGAGCGCCCTTCGGCCGGACGTGACGTCGGCGGCAGATCCTGGGGTGGATATGGTTCTGTCTCTTTCCGGGGCTAGATCCAGTGATCGGGTGCTCGTTCCTGTGGTCGAGTCAGTCAATGAGGGTGCCGTCCCTTCCTCTCTTCCAGCGCTGATGTTGCGTCCGCCGGTGTTTCTGAGTGTTATTCCTTCTGGGGTGCGGCCTTCTTTAGTTTCAAGTTCTTCCGAATCAGGGTTCATCCTTCGGCAGGCAGGGGTTCTTCCGTCAGCTGGGGTGAGGTCGGGCGTTGAGGTTTTTCAGTTTGGGGAGATTGGTGACTCGTCTGTCGGTGCTAGGCGTGATCTCGTTGGCGTTGCTCTTAGTGCGCCTTCTGGTAATTCTTTGTATCGAACATCGTCTCTCCGTCGGCAGGCAGGGATGCTTGCGGATGTCCCTGCCTTGGGAAGGAGTTTTGGTGGGGTTAATCTCTTGGGTCTTCCTGGGGTTTCGGTTTCCTTTCCCTGTGGtcagtgggttttgtttcctcattggccaaGATCGGTCCCCTTTGTGGTTGGGCACCCCCAGTTAACTGGTTTATCGTCTAGGGTCGTTGAGGTGGGGGAATCTTTAAAGGGGGTTGATCCAAAAGGAAGTGTTGTTGGGTGCCCCCTGGTTCCTGGTTGCCGTCTGGAATCGTTGACGTGGGGGATTCTTCTAAAGGGGTTGTTCCAAAGGATAATGTTGTTGTTTACTCCAGGGTTGTGGAAGAGAGCAAGTCGTGTTTTCGCACGATGGGGGTTTCGTTTGTGGGATCTGATCAGAAGGGATTTCTAGATTTTTTGGCTTTGATCGAGGATGAGCGCTTTGACTTTGAATTCCCTCCTAAGAAGGATAAggagataaaaaggaaaaaggggaaaagagaggtcaagaatttaGAATGTTCTatcaatttcgatgctaggggaATGGGTTCTAGTCGGGACAGGGGCAAGAAGATGGGGgtttgatgtaattttctttttttttgggtttttcagatatatattttttttttcttttttttttgtgtgtgtcctttttgtatactccatgtatgcttaggggcgccttttacgcttttttataatattctgtttattacctataaaaaaaaataaatgtgattTGTATATATTCTAGGGGATTTATACTTGTATTGAAAAAATAGGAAAAGTTCCAGGTGGTTTGTGCTTTACAGGTGTTTTTCTTCCCCAACCAtcataagaaaacaaaatttgtgaGGGAATGGTGATGAGTAGGATACTTGGATGGAAACTAATGGAAGATAGCAATGCAAATTATGAGAGCCTGAAAAATGTGGTAATATATGACATGTAGTACAATTTCAGTTGCAATTGCTACATGTTTCTTGGTCACTTGCATTTCTGCTTCCCAAATCTTCCCCCGTTTGTTGTGTTTTCCTTCAACTGGAATTGAGATGTTTGGGAAAtggaaatgatttttattttattttattttctattacaAGTTCAATTAGAGTCACATTAATTACCCTGGTACTTATGCTACACTGCTTTTGGAGCATAACTTGTCCCACTTATGCTTTTGCACATCTGTTATATTATCAAATTACAAACGTTTGACCTGCTGtctaatttgcatattttatagaAAGAGAAGAGGTTGACATGCTGCTGACCTTCTCTTGTGGGCCTAGGCATTTGCTTTTGCGTTTCATAtattttcatcttctttcttcttctttgcctcgcttttttttttttttttttcaattaaaatatactGATTGTATTTTAGGGTATATGCAAGATTAGAACTTTTGCATCATTTAAACTTTGGTCATTCTAGGATAGATTCAATTAGTGAAACGATTCAGTTGTGGTTTCATTTCTTCTAAATAACTGGCATATTTGTTATGTGTTTCTCAAAAgttacttttgatattttgaatcACCTACCAGCGCGCTATGAATCATCATGGGGTCAGTCTGGAGGGTTAATCAGTCCAGATGTTTGTACACCAGAGGTacttgagaaaatatttttattgatgATAACCATGCAATTGTTTTATCTGATTTAGTGATTATATTTTCTATCCATTATTTACTTTTCACAATATAGTTGATGGCTTGAATATTTGCTTCCAGACTGCATATGAGTGTGACAATCCAAAGGAGTCCGAGTCTCCCCGTTTTCAAGCCATTCTACGTGTTACAAGTGCACCTAGAAAGAGGTTTCCTGCTGATATCAAAAGTTTTTCTCATGAACTAGATTCCAAGGGCGTTCGCCCTTTCCCATTTTGGAAGCCTCGAGGCTTAAATAACTTGGAGGTActtaattttatcttttgcaTTAAATTTCCTTGCAAATGATAAATATACTTCAGGAAGTATCATTTGCTTTTTATTTCCCTGCTGTTCTATGCAGGAAATATTGGTTGTCATACGGGCAAAATTTGACAAagcaaaagaagaagtaaaCAATGATCTGGCTATTTTTGCAGCGGATCTGGTCggaattctttaaaaaaatgcagATAGTCATCCTGAGTGGCAGGAAACTATTGAGGACTTGCTGGTTTTGGCTCGTAGCTGTGCCATGACGTCTCCTGGGGAGTTTTGGCTTCAGTGTGAAAGCATAGTACAGGAATTGGATGATAGGCGTCAAGAACTTCTGCCGGGTATGCTGAAGCAGCTTCACACCCGAATGCTTTTCATTCTCACAAGGTGTACCAGATTGTTGCAGTTCCACAAAGAAAGTTTGGCTGAGGATGAACATGTTATTCACCTTCGTAATTCTAGCATCTAGCATCCTGCATCCTGCGGAAAAGCGAATTCCTCCCAGCATGGGAAGGGAGTCCAAGTGTTCTAGTGCTGCAAAGGCCTCAGAGACTGCTTCAGCAAGGAAATATTACAGTCAGGAGCAGCAGCATGGCTTGAATTGGAAGAGAGACCATGTCATACAGCCAGAAAAAAATTTCATGTCATCGTCTCTTTAATTTAATCTTAAGATGATGAGTGacttgtttgtttttagtttacaATAATATTTGACTAATTCGAGTGATGTTGTTTATCTTTCAgttcttaattaatttctatatGCTTTTGAATAATTGGCATTGGGAACAGGTGTGGGTGCATAACAGTCCAAGAACTGTGACTAATTAGAAGGAAATTAAATCTCACAATATCTTTTGTGGGGTGCACTCTTGTTTGCCAATCCTTGTCAATTGTCTGTCTTCTATTTATGCCTTTAAATGGGTTTTTGGCATGGCATGGGGTTGatcttctcctttctttttcccttttttttttttttttttttttttttttttaagtattaattaaatgaaaaatttaagctatttaggataagtggtgatttaacataatattagaCCAAAGGTCTTGAATTCGAACATTATTTCGGTCCGTCattctttttcaattaaatattttaaatattctatatgatgttaaagtatttattaaattattaaatttatctattattattagtttaagtttttaaaacaaGCAGCGATTTAATAGAACTGTTGGGAGTAAATGTCTTGTTCTATAAGCTGGAATGATACATGATTTTTGGTATAAAAGGCGAGTAatgattcttgcacaactcttatacaacttttacacaactataactactttctttcttcttctttttttcttttttttatgatcaaccattagatttatttttctacatgtaggctataaatatttaatagttgatcattaaaaaaatttgttaaagttGTGCAATAAACTTTACTCTTAAAAGGTAAGGGAGAGTGAGAAATAGTTTGAAAATGGGCTTGTGTTTTTTTCCAGTCTCGGAAGAACAAAGTTTTTACGAGGATAAAGGGAATTCCTATTTACTCTTCTAAACCTATATGAGAATAGCCCCATTTTTACATATTAAGCATGTGAATTttacattcatatttttttttttcaatgaataaGTAGAACTTTAGTAAAACTCAAAGAATCAAGTTGTACAAACAAAGTCCACCAAACAAATGAAACATGCTACAAACAAAGTAGTAAAgctcaaaacaaaacaacaaacatCAAACTAGCATAGCAATATCCATATTCCATCTACGACAAAGGCTAATGTTAGCCTTGGTTTTCTtgaattttcctttttctgcaACTCGAAATCTAACTTCCCAGAAAATGTGCTTCAAGATTTGCTCCTTTGTATGAGGATCAGCAGCATGCTTCACTTCATTACAAGCTCTCCACACACCATACACTGTAGAACTTAACACCCAACGACAGGCCACTCCAAACATTGATTTagttctccaatttctacagcCTTCTTCCATAACATCCTGCCAAGCAAAATGAGGCTGCGAAATACCACAACGATGCATACACTCCCTCCAAATCCGATTACTAAAACTACACTGAAAAAACAAGTGATCACGACTTTCAGTGCAGAAAACACAACTAGTGTCACCCGAAAATTCCCATGACAGAAGACGATTATCTGTGGTTAATCGATTTTGAACAGCTAGCCAAAGCAAAAAGGCGAACAACTAGCCAAAACAAAAAAGCCTACTTCGGAATAGCCCGAGGGAACAAAACAATAGACCATCATGGGATTATACTTTTCTTCTGCCGTAGGAAGTCCCAAGTGTCAGCACTGACATAGGAACCATTCTTATACATGATCCATGTTGGCCTATCGGCAACATCAATTTTTACATTCATTTTTCTTATCGTCATTTTGAACAAATGTTAGTTATTTGAGTAAAGATTATAACTAATTTATCGTATTCACGTCACACTGACGGATGTTGCGTATTTTAAGTAGTTTAGACTTTTGTTTTCATAAGTGTTGGACAAGAGAAATCTCATATAACATCATGTTAAGTGTTTGACATAATAAAATTACTTAAACACGTCACGTTAGCCGTCATGAAATGGGcgtgaagaataatattatactAGTTATTTTTCCTATTTAGTCTACTAATCAattgtttattaaattaacatgtgtTTAAAATGGGTATATAAATTACGTGTATTTAAGACACATGTCGATCTAATATTCATTTAAACACTTTTTGAAAAAACTGTCCTGTTAAACGACAAGACGGTGAAGTCTAATGAGTCTAAACGCGTGGCATTTGCTTTTGACACAAGTTAAGCTGAGTCGTCGGTGGCTTTTTGGGGATGGTGGGAAGGGATTTTAGGTCAAGTTTGTTTGGTTAGATTGAAGAATAATTGCATCACAAAAGAGAATTGAGAAAATACAATTTGTTCACTATAATTCAATTTCTTTAACTTCACGTGGGTTTGAATATACAAGATCAAACCTTTTGGTCATCAAATCTGGACCCAACTACTCTATCTATGccattttgttgcacacaattctaaaaaacattttacatttacttacaatttttttttaaaaaaaaaaaattaagaaaaatgatagaaattacTCCAGCTTTACATCTATGTACagtggttttgaaaaaaatagggttattttttaattatattttattatttttcataaacaaattttggattattttttagaattcaaattttactcgggttttattcaactttttctaattttgttttaagttctctaaaccatccaaacataatttcaaaaatcaagtTCCCTcagtattcataattttaaatataatacaaaatagtataatataataataataataataataaatcctcACCCCCAAACGAGCCCaaagcaaaataatttaaacGGGTCTCCAAAATTAAATATGTAGCACCTTCATTTTCTACTCCAAACATTTTAATACTTAATTCGATAACCTTCAACCGtgcttgactttttttttttttttttttaaataaaaatatatgtgggTTGGAATTCTTGAGCATGGTCAATAGTAGCCATCATTTTCACTAATTGCCTCTTgaccaaaagattttttttttttttttaattaaagaaaaaaaagaagaagccttTTCTCCTAACATCAGAAGACTTATACATGACTTAAATATGttatctttcttctctctctatttt is a window of Alnus glutinosa chromosome 4, dhAlnGlut1.1, whole genome shotgun sequence DNA encoding:
- the LOC133866609 gene encoding probable serine/threonine protein kinase IREH1 isoform X1 produces the protein MLGFQEHWVDNGSNSDSVSSGSAQSTDQSPNVVGSSRLQNGESSSQAARYESSWGQSGGLISPDVCTPETAYECDNPKESESPRFQAILRVTSAPRKRFPADIKSFSHELDSKGVRPFPFWKPRGLNNLEEILVVIRAKFDKAKEEVNNDLAIFAADLVGIL
- the LOC133866609 gene encoding probable serine/threonine protein kinase IREH1 isoform X2 encodes the protein MLGFQEHWVDNGSNSDSVSSGSAQSTDQSPNVVGSSRLQNGESSSQAARYESSWGQSGGLISPDVCTPETAYECDNPKESESPRFQAILRVTSAPRKRFPADIKSFSHELDSKGVRPFPFWKPRGLNNLERIWSEFFKKMQIVILSGRKLLRTCWFWLVAVP